Within the Pseudorasbora parva isolate DD20220531a chromosome 20, ASM2467924v1, whole genome shotgun sequence genome, the region gctcccgtaatggctcagccctcccccgcacgtttgccacagagttacacaaacaacaaggataGCGTCTAATAAGTGTCATTGGTTCAGAATTTTACAGATCTATTAACaataccccgctgcaaagtgtgtttgaagtctaAACGGAACTGCGCTCATTTGAGCTGCCCGGACAACGAATGCAGCGCGAGCTCATACACGGGCCGATCTCGTGACAGACACAATACACAGCGCTGGAGATCCAGTGAGAGAGCGTTTAAATTCACCACAGAATTAATAACATCGCTACTGTCATCTAGTGGAAGCGTTCGGCGCAGAATTCTGTTAtgaaccacagatatcagatcaaacagagctgacatgagcgaaggtcaggggtttcagtcacaaatcaccaacattcaccatgatttactgtagtaaaaccacatggatttaatgttgttgtcattatttatcttaggattcgtacaaccttttgagattgaaattcaagcactttccaatggtttcGTAGGCTACACTTATTTGTACATGTAGCCTACtgcacttatttccagcacttcaaagctctaaatatctaaaatatgctatttttggtgtgatggtttgtaaaactaaaagtttaaaggggtcttgtgaaagaaatagtattttagttaatttttttaatgtttaaaccattttgtggcaaacaagcattttttattaaaaaaagatatgcaGTGCCCagcccaccactataaccagcagaagagcacttattgatttattagccatttccactccctaatatatggagaaaaatacaAAGTCACCAGGTCTCatgaaaaaactaaattacacaAAAAGCAAGTAAAGCGCTCATTTTATAATAACTGAAGCTGTcggtcagttcagtgtgagaatattgaagaacaatggtaatctatatttaataatatcatTAGCATATTATTAAATAGCATAACATTTCaattttccctatacttttttgcacattactgttgttaataaaagttaatttgatctgcatatcaattaataaacctttatgtatactgtatattgcaaaaaatatggtgcccatttatactgtggaatggtctgggttattcacatgctgaaagttttgcacCCCAGGTAGGCACTCTACCAAGCCTCAaatattttacctaaacaaaataaagttaaaacttgttttgaacaatttctatgtcatgcagattgattttaagtaggagagaaaaaaaattaaaatcgcaaatctaattttttggccaaaaatctgggattttttttttgggccatatcgcccagccctaatatggTCTAGTAAACATGTTATTAGTTTTAATGTTTTACATCTCTAAATGTCTCTAAAAATCTTTTGATACCGGTTGCTTTGTGATACTAAACTCTTTCTTTTTTCACCTTAGACCTGATGCCATTGAAAGAGGACAGGAAACATCATAATTTCATAACTGAAGAAAAATCTTTTAGTTCCTCGCAGACTGAAAACACTACCTCACAAAAAAGGGCTCAAAAGACAGGAACTATTGGTGATTTCACCTGCCATCTGTGTGGACTACGTTTCAAAAAGCATGGAAACCTTGaagtccacatgagagttcactcTGGAAGGAAGCTTTACCCATGCCAACAGTGTGGAGTAACTTTCAATCAACAAGGAAACCTTAAAGTCcatatgagaattcacactggagagaagcctttcacctgccaacagtgtggaaagagtttcaggcAAAACGGAAACCTTAACAAACACATGCAAACTCACACTGGAGAGAgcccttacacctgccaacagtgtggaaagagtttcaggcAAAAAGACAACCTTATTAAACACATAAGAAATCACATTGGAGAGAATcctttcacctgccaacagtgtggaatgAGTTTTGAGCAAAAAGAAAACCTTATTAAACACATGAAaactcacactggagaaaagccTTATACCTGCCAACATTGTGGAATGAGCTTTGGGCAAAAAGAAACCTTTAACAAACACACGAGAATTCACACTGTAGAGAGCtctttcacctgccaacagtgtggaaagagtttcactcaaaaAGGAAACCTTAAGAAACACATGAGAACTCACACTGGAGAGAGTTCTTTCAgttgccaacagtgtggaacaACTTTCACTCAGAAAGGAAATCTTATTAAACACATGAACATTCACAATGGAAATAACCCTTTCACCTGCCCTCACTGTGGAGACAGTTTCAGTCAAGATGGAAACCTTACagtccacatgagaattcattCCGGAGAGAagtagaataaaataaacatttgtacTTTCCAAAGGCGTTCATATGTAAAACTGATTAAGAAGCTGTACATACCCCCTTGATGTACATGAGTGTTTATGCACACTCAAGCGTGTCAGACTGACTTTGCATTCTAACAAGCTCATGAGATCATGGTAGATGCCAGTGAAGCATGTGTCAATGCATAAACAACC harbors:
- the LOC137049294 gene encoding zinc finger protein OZF-like isoform X2, which gives rise to MAFIKEESEDIKIEEVFRVKHEETEGQIKKEESEDLKIEETFRVKDEQTEEQREKEENEDLKIEETFSLKHEETKEQRKKEENVDVKIKETLRVKDEETEKQTDLMPLKEDRKHHNFITEEKSFSSSQTENTTSQKRAQKTGTIGDFTCHLCGLRFKKHGNLEVHMRVHSGRKLYPCQQCGVTFNQQGNLKVHMRIHTGEKPFTCQQCGKSFRQNGNLNKHMQTHTGESPYTCQQCGKSFRQKDNLIKHIRNHIGENPFTCQQCGMSFEQKENLIKHMKTHTGEKPYTCQHCGMSFGQKETFNKHTRIHTVESSFTCQQCGKSFTQKGNLKKHMRTHTGESSFSCQQCGTTFTQKGNLIKHMNIHNGNNPFTCPHCGDSFSQDGNLTVHMRIHSGEK
- the LOC137049294 gene encoding zinc finger protein OZF-like isoform X1 yields the protein MAFIKEVSEDLNMEFIKEESEDIKIEEVFRVKHEETEGQIKKEESEDLKIEETFRVKDEQTEEQREKEENEDLKIEETFSLKHEETKEQRKKEENVDVKIKETLRVKDEETEKQTDLMPLKEDRKHHNFITEEKSFSSSQTENTTSQKRAQKTGTIGDFTCHLCGLRFKKHGNLEVHMRVHSGRKLYPCQQCGVTFNQQGNLKVHMRIHTGEKPFTCQQCGKSFRQNGNLNKHMQTHTGESPYTCQQCGKSFRQKDNLIKHIRNHIGENPFTCQQCGMSFEQKENLIKHMKTHTGEKPYTCQHCGMSFGQKETFNKHTRIHTVESSFTCQQCGKSFTQKGNLKKHMRTHTGESSFSCQQCGTTFTQKGNLIKHMNIHNGNNPFTCPHCGDSFSQDGNLTVHMRIHSGEK